A genome region from Sphingobium sp. CR2-8 includes the following:
- the carB gene encoding carbamoyl-phosphate synthase large subunit: MPKRTDISSILIIGAGPIIIGQACEFDYSGTQAVKALKEEGYRIILVNSNPATIMTDPEFADATYVEPITPEIVAKIIEKERPDAVLPTMGGQTALNTALALFNDGTLEKYGVQMIGADAEAIDKAEDRIKFRDAMDKIGLESARSRIAHTMEEALEGLEFTGLPSIIRPSFTMGGTGGGIAYNRDEFMTIVRGGLDASPTTEVLIEESLLGWKEYEMEVVRDRNDNCIIICSIENVDPMGVHTGDSITVAPALTLTDKEYQIMRNASIAVLREIGVETGGSNVQFAVNPKDGRLVVIEMNPRVSRSSALASKATGFPIAKVAAKLAVGYTLDEITNDITGATPASFEPTIDYVVTKIPRFAFEKFKGAEPLLGTAMKSVGEVMAIGRNIHELMQKALRGLETGLSGFNNVDHLVGAPKDDIVAALAQPTPDRLLVAAQALREGLSVQEIHNIAKFDPWFLERIKEIVDAEGEVLENGLPQDADGMRRLKAMGFSDKRLAWLALKSANLRGMERGIARGSGLIHEAVKAMTGGVTEDEVRKLRHKLGVRPVFKRIDTCAAEFEAKTPYMYSTYEAPLFGEAENEAAPTDRKKVVILGGGPNRIGQGIEFDYCCVHACFALSEVGYETIMVNCNPETVSTDYDTSDRLYFEPLTAEDVLEILAVEMSNGTLAGVLVQFGGQTPLKLAQALEDAGIPILGTSPDAIDLAEDRERFAALIDKLKLRQPANGIARSREEAIAVANRIGYPVLMRPSYVLGGRAMEIVDGQAQLEEYITTAVQVSGESPVLIDQYLRDAIEVDVDALCDGDDVVVAGVLQHIEEAGVHSGDSACSLPPYSLSDEIIAEIERQTEVLAHALSVRGLMNIQFAVKDGVVYLIEVNPRASRTVPFVAKAIGTPIAKIASRVMAGEKIKDLPRIDRNAIDHVAVKEAVFPFGRFPGVDPVLSPEMKSTGEVMGIDSNFATAFAKAQIGAGTILPTGGTVFISLKDSDKPVILPAARKLVDMGFKLIATGGTADYLAEHGIAVEKVNKVAEGRPHIVDKITDGDVQLIFNTTEGWQSLKDSKAIRTSALRQKVASFTTAAASVAAADAIEALRGHPLEVRSLQSYYPLSHA, encoded by the coding sequence ATGCCTAAAAGAACCGACATCTCCTCCATCCTCATCATCGGCGCTGGCCCGATCATCATCGGCCAGGCGTGCGAGTTCGATTATTCGGGCACGCAGGCGGTGAAGGCGCTCAAGGAAGAGGGCTATCGCATCATCCTGGTCAATTCCAACCCGGCTACGATCATGACCGACCCGGAATTTGCCGACGCGACCTATGTCGAGCCGATCACGCCCGAAATCGTGGCGAAGATCATCGAGAAGGAGCGACCGGACGCGGTGTTGCCGACGATGGGCGGGCAGACGGCGCTGAACACGGCGCTGGCGCTGTTCAACGACGGCACGCTGGAAAAATACGGTGTGCAGATGATCGGCGCGGATGCCGAGGCGATCGACAAGGCGGAGGACCGGATCAAGTTCCGCGACGCGATGGACAAGATCGGTCTGGAATCGGCCCGCTCGCGCATCGCGCATACGATGGAAGAGGCGCTGGAGGGGCTGGAGTTTACAGGGCTTCCTTCGATCATCCGGCCGAGCTTCACCATGGGCGGCACCGGCGGTGGCATCGCCTATAATCGCGACGAGTTCATGACCATCGTGCGCGGCGGGCTGGATGCGTCGCCCACGACCGAGGTGCTGATCGAGGAGTCCCTCCTGGGTTGGAAAGAATATGAGATGGAGGTCGTGCGGGACCGCAACGACAATTGCATCATCATCTGTTCGATCGAAAATGTCGATCCGATGGGCGTCCATACCGGCGACAGCATCACCGTCGCTCCGGCGCTGACGCTGACCGACAAGGAATATCAGATCATGCGCAATGCATCGATTGCGGTATTGCGGGAAATCGGCGTCGAAACAGGCGGTTCCAACGTCCAGTTCGCAGTCAATCCGAAGGATGGCCGCCTGGTCGTGATCGAGATGAACCCGCGCGTGTCGCGCTCGTCCGCGCTGGCGTCGAAGGCGACCGGCTTCCCGATCGCGAAGGTCGCAGCGAAGCTGGCGGTGGGCTACACGCTGGATGAGATCACCAACGACATTACCGGCGCGACGCCTGCCTCGTTCGAACCGACGATCGACTATGTCGTGACGAAGATCCCGCGCTTCGCCTTCGAGAAGTTCAAAGGCGCCGAGCCGCTGCTGGGCACCGCGATGAAGTCCGTCGGCGAAGTCATGGCGATCGGCCGGAACATCCATGAATTGATGCAGAAGGCGCTGCGCGGTCTGGAAACGGGGCTGAGCGGCTTCAACAATGTGGATCATCTGGTCGGCGCGCCCAAGGACGATATCGTTGCGGCGCTCGCCCAGCCGACGCCCGACCGGCTGCTGGTCGCCGCGCAGGCGCTGCGCGAAGGCTTGAGCGTTCAGGAAATCCACAATATCGCCAAGTTCGACCCATGGTTCCTGGAGCGGATCAAGGAGATCGTCGATGCCGAAGGCGAAGTGCTGGAAAACGGCCTGCCGCAGGATGCGGACGGCATGCGTCGCCTCAAGGCCATGGGCTTTTCGGATAAGCGGCTCGCCTGGCTGGCGCTGAAATCCGCCAATCTGCGGGGCATGGAGCGCGGCATCGCACGCGGATCGGGCCTGATCCATGAAGCGGTTAAGGCAATGACCGGTGGCGTGACCGAGGATGAAGTGCGCAAGCTGCGCCACAAGCTGGGCGTGCGCCCGGTGTTCAAGCGCATCGACACCTGCGCCGCCGAGTTCGAGGCGAAGACGCCCTACATGTATTCGACCTACGAAGCGCCTTTGTTCGGCGAGGCGGAGAATGAAGCCGCGCCGACCGATCGCAAGAAGGTCGTGATCCTGGGCGGCGGGCCGAACCGGATCGGGCAGGGGATCGAATTCGACTATTGCTGCGTCCATGCCTGCTTCGCGTTGAGCGAAGTCGGCTATGAAACGATCATGGTCAACTGCAACCCGGAAACCGTGTCGACCGACTATGACACGTCGGACCGCCTCTATTTCGAGCCGCTGACGGCCGAGGACGTGCTGGAAATTCTGGCCGTCGAAATGTCCAACGGGACGCTGGCGGGCGTACTGGTGCAGTTTGGCGGGCAGACGCCGCTCAAGCTGGCGCAGGCGCTGGAGGATGCGGGCATTCCGATCCTGGGCACCAGCCCCGACGCGATCGATCTGGCCGAGGATCGCGAGCGGTTCGCGGCGCTGATCGACAAGCTGAAACTGCGCCAGCCCGCCAACGGCATCGCGCGTAGCCGGGAAGAGGCGATCGCGGTCGCCAATCGCATCGGCTACCCTGTTCTGATGCGGCCCAGCTATGTGTTGGGTGGCCGGGCGATGGAGATTGTCGACGGTCAGGCGCAGCTGGAGGAATATATCACGACGGCCGTGCAGGTGTCGGGCGAATCGCCGGTGCTGATCGACCAATATCTGCGTGACGCGATTGAGGTCGATGTCGATGCACTGTGCGATGGCGACGATGTTGTGGTCGCGGGCGTCTTGCAGCATATCGAGGAGGCGGGCGTCCATTCGGGCGACAGCGCCTGTTCGTTGCCCCCCTACAGCCTGTCGGACGAGATCATCGCGGAAATCGAGCGCCAGACCGAAGTGCTGGCCCACGCCCTGTCGGTGCGCGGCCTGATGAACATCCAGTTCGCGGTCAAGGATGGCGTCGTCTATCTGATCGAGGTCAATCCGCGCGCCAGCCGGACCGTACCCTTCGTCGCCAAGGCGATCGGCACGCCCATCGCCAAGATCGCGAGCCGCGTGATGGCCGGAGAGAAGATCAAGGATCTGCCCAGGATAGACCGCAACGCCATCGACCATGTGGCGGTGAAGGAAGCCGTCTTCCCCTTCGGCCGCTTCCCCGGCGTCGATCCGGTCCTGTCACCGGAAATGAAGAGCACCGGCGAAGTCATGGGAATCGATAGCAATTTCGCGACTGCCTTCGCCAAGGCACAGATCGGTGCGGGCACCATATTGCCGACCGGTGGCACCGTGTTCATCTCGCTCAAGGACAGCGACAAGCCGGTGATCCTGCCTGCCGCGCGCAAGCTGGTCGATATGGGCTTCAAACTGATCGCGACTGGTGGCACCGCCGATTACCTGGCGGAGCATGGCATCGCGGTGGAGAAGGTGAACAAGGTCGCCGAGGGGCGTCCGCATATCGTGGACAAGATCACCGACGGCGACGTGCAGCTGATCTTCAACACGACCGAGGGTTGGCAATCGCTCAAGGACAGCAAGGCGATCCGCACCAGCGCGTTGCGCCAGAAGGTAGCGAGCTTCACCACGGCGGCCGCCAGCGTCGCCGCAGCCGATGCAATCGAGGCTTTACGGGGTCATCCCCTTGAAGTGCGATCGCTCCAGTCCTATTATCCCCTGTCGCACGCCTGA
- the greA gene encoding transcription elongation factor GreA, producing the protein MATVEKMPMLQMGYDKLNTQLRELKAERPLIVDAIEEARAHGDLSENAEYHAAKERQGQVEATINDLEDKLSRAQVIDPKTLSGDKIIFGATVTLLDEDDKPVKYQIVGQAEADAKQGMISYNSPLGRALIGRTVGEDVEVSVPSGDKFYSVDKIDFI; encoded by the coding sequence ATGGCGACGGTCGAAAAGATGCCGATGCTTCAGATGGGCTACGACAAGCTCAATACGCAGCTTCGCGAATTGAAGGCCGAGCGGCCCTTGATCGTGGACGCGATCGAAGAAGCGCGCGCGCACGGCGATTTGTCGGAAAACGCGGAATATCACGCTGCCAAGGAACGGCAGGGTCAGGTCGAGGCGACGATCAACGACCTGGAGGACAAGCTGTCCCGCGCCCAGGTGATCGATCCTAAGACCTTGTCGGGCGACAAGATCATCTTCGGCGCGACCGTCACACTGCTGGACGAAGACGACAAGCCGGTGAAGTATCAGATTGTGGGTCAGGCGGAGGCGGACGCCAAGCAGGGCATGATCAGCTATAACAGCCCGCTGGGTCGTGCATTGATCGGCCGTACGGTCGGCGAGGATGTGGAAGTGTCCGTGCCGTCCGGGGACAAATTCTATTCGGTCGATAAAATCGATTTCATCTGA
- a CDS encoding rhomboid family intramembrane serine protease: MKLPAGRLTNGIAAITFAAFLLTFLTGQVDNAAIIGGFIPARLDDPALLEGMAAVPSWLTPLSCTFIHAGWMHIGFNMLMLLFCGRQVEHVLGWGGTLALYIVGAYGACLAQWALDPGSTNPMVGASGAISAIIAPYALLYSQQQVRAIGPLSSNVVRLLWLAGAWIAVQLMIGLASGAGMAELGQIAIAAHIGGFLVGLALTRPLLRWRFRKKPRVVN, translated from the coding sequence GTGAAGCTGCCAGCTGGCCGATTGACCAATGGGATCGCGGCGATCACCTTCGCCGCGTTCCTGCTGACTTTTCTGACGGGGCAGGTGGATAATGCCGCGATCATCGGCGGCTTCATCCCTGCGCGGCTGGACGATCCCGCGTTGTTGGAGGGGATGGCCGCCGTACCGAGTTGGCTGACGCCGCTCAGTTGCACCTTCATTCATGCAGGCTGGATGCATATCGGCTTCAATATGCTGATGTTGCTGTTCTGCGGGCGTCAGGTGGAGCATGTGCTGGGGTGGGGCGGTACGCTGGCCCTCTACATCGTCGGCGCCTATGGCGCCTGCTTGGCGCAATGGGCGCTCGATCCGGGGTCCACCAACCCTATGGTCGGCGCCAGCGGCGCAATTTCCGCCATCATCGCCCCATATGCGTTGCTCTATAGTCAGCAGCAGGTGCGTGCGATCGGGCCGCTATCGTCCAACGTGGTGCGTCTGCTGTGGCTGGCGGGGGCGTGGATCGCGGTGCAGCTGATGATCGGGCTGGCCAGCGGAGCGGGCATGGCGGAACTGGGGCAGATCGCGATCGCCGCGCATATCGGTGGTTTTCTGGTCGGGCTGGCGCTGACCCGGCCATTGCTCCGTTGGCGATTTCGGAAGAAGCCAAGGGTCGTCAACTGA
- a CDS encoding DUF4170 domain-containing protein produces the protein MSKMHLVMGGRVTNPQTLEFQDLKDVDLVGVFPDYASAEKAWRSAAQRTVDDAEMRYVIVHLHRLLEPELPAA, from the coding sequence ATGAGCAAAATGCACCTGGTGATGGGCGGTCGCGTAACCAACCCGCAGACGCTAGAATTTCAGGATTTGAAGGACGTCGATCTGGTCGGCGTATTTCCTGACTATGCTTCGGCGGAAAAAGCCTGGCGCAGCGCCGCGCAACGCACGGTCGATGACGCAGAAATGCGCTACGTAATTGTGCATCTGCACCGCCTGCTGGAACCCGAATTGCCGGCCGCTTGA
- the eno gene encoding phosphopyruvate hydratase yields MTAILDIHARQILDSRGNPTVEVDVMLEDGSFGRAAVPSGASTGAYEAVEKRDGDQSRYLGKGVLQAVAAVNDEIAGELIGLDAEDQGEVDAAMIALDGMENKSRLGANAILGVSLATAKAAADARGLPLYRYVGGVSAHVLPVPMMNIINGGEHADNPIDFQEFMIMPVGADSIADAVRIGSEIFHTLKKGLHDKGLATSVGDEGGFAPNIASTRDALDFIMLSVEKAGYKPGDDVVLALDCAATEFFKNGRYEISGEGLSLTPVEMADYLAALAADYPIKSIEDGMSEDDFEGWKALTDKIGGKVQLVGDDLFVTNPARLAMGIGKGLANSLLVKVNQIGTLTETLAAVDLAHRSRYSAVMSHRSGETEDATIADLAVATNCGQIKTGSLARSDRLAKYNQLIRIEEELGDIAVYAGRSIFR; encoded by the coding sequence ATGACCGCAATTCTCGATATTCACGCCCGTCAGATTCTCGACAGCCGGGGCAACCCAACCGTCGAAGTCGACGTCATGCTGGAAGATGGCAGCTTCGGCCGCGCCGCCGTGCCTTCGGGCGCATCCACCGGCGCTTATGAAGCGGTGGAAAAGCGCGACGGCGACCAGAGCAGATATCTGGGGAAGGGCGTGTTGCAGGCCGTTGCCGCCGTCAATGACGAGATTGCGGGCGAGTTGATCGGCCTGGACGCCGAGGATCAGGGCGAAGTCGACGCCGCGATGATCGCGCTGGACGGCATGGAGAACAAGTCGCGCCTGGGCGCCAACGCCATCCTGGGTGTGTCGCTCGCCACCGCGAAGGCCGCCGCCGACGCGCGTGGCCTGCCGCTCTATCGCTATGTCGGTGGCGTGTCGGCCCATGTCCTGCCGGTGCCGATGATGAACATCATCAATGGCGGCGAACATGCCGACAACCCGATCGATTTCCAGGAATTCATGATCATGCCGGTCGGTGCGGACAGCATCGCCGACGCCGTCCGCATCGGCTCTGAAATCTTCCATACGCTCAAGAAGGGCCTGCATGACAAGGGGCTGGCGACGTCGGTCGGCGACGAGGGCGGCTTTGCCCCCAACATCGCTTCCACGCGCGATGCGCTCGACTTCATCATGCTGTCGGTCGAGAAGGCGGGCTACAAGCCGGGCGACGACGTCGTGCTGGCGCTGGACTGCGCCGCGACCGAGTTCTTCAAGAACGGCCGCTACGAGATTTCGGGCGAAGGCCTGTCGCTGACGCCGGTCGAAATGGCCGACTATCTGGCCGCGCTGGCCGCCGACTATCCGATCAAGTCGATCGAGGACGGTATGAGCGAGGATGATTTCGAGGGCTGGAAGGCGCTGACCGACAAGATTGGTGGCAAGGTTCAGCTGGTGGGCGACGATCTGTTCGTCACCAACCCCGCGCGCCTGGCGATGGGCATCGGCAAAGGGCTGGCCAACTCGTTGCTGGTCAAGGTCAACCAGATCGGTACGCTGACCGAAACATTGGCCGCCGTCGATCTGGCGCATCGTTCGCGCTACAGCGCCGTCATGTCGCACAGGTCGGGCGAAACCGAAGATGCGACCATCGCCGACCTCGCCGTCGCGACCAATTGCGGGCAGATCAAGACCGGTTCGCTCGCCCGTTCGGACCGGCTTGCAAAATATAACCAGCTCATCCGGATCGAGGAAGAACTGGGTGATATCGCGGTCTATGCCGGGCGTTCGATTTTCCGTTAA
- a CDS encoding FtsB family cell division protein — protein MAHIAKLRLLLWSAIGPAIALLLLLFFAGYVVLGSNGVLAWGDYSRQLREAKTELHATQLARAKLHNRVDLLNARRVDPDLSDELIRRQLGVIHHDEVVVPLN, from the coding sequence ATGGCGCATATCGCGAAGCTTCGTCTCCTCTTATGGTCGGCTATCGGCCCCGCGATCGCGCTGCTTTTGCTGCTGTTCTTCGCGGGCTATGTCGTGCTGGGGTCGAACGGCGTGCTGGCCTGGGGCGATTATTCGCGCCAATTGCGCGAGGCGAAGACGGAATTGCACGCGACTCAACTGGCGCGGGCGAAACTGCACAATAGAGTCGACTTGCTCAATGCCCGCCGGGTCGATCCCGACCTGTCGGACGAGCTGATCCGCCGTCAGTTGGGCGTCATCCATCATGATGAAGTGGTCGTGCCGCTCAACTGA
- the pdhA gene encoding pyruvate dehydrogenase (acetyl-transferring) E1 component subunit alpha, producing MAKPTTPRAASAKAKAAAPAVAGADHNRPRPETPTDYKASKEELLEFYRQMVLIRRFEEKAGQLYGLGFIGGFCHLYIGQEAVAVGIQSALQPGKDSVITGYRDHGHMLAYGIDPKVIMAELTGREAGISRGKGGSMHMFSVEHKFFGGHGIVGAQVSLGAGLGFAHKYNGDGGVCVAYFGDGAANQGQVYELFNMAELWKLPIIFVIENNQYAMGTSVNRSSAEDQLYRRGESFRIPGIQVNGMDVLAVRGATEEALKWVQGGNGPILLEMKTYRYRGHSMSDPAKYRSREEVQAMRDKSDPIEGVKKYLIGVGVSEDDIKLIDQDIRKIVAEAADFAETSPEPDMAELYTDVLVEQY from the coding sequence TTGGCGAAACCAACCACGCCGCGCGCTGCGAGCGCAAAGGCAAAGGCGGCTGCACCCGCCGTCGCCGGTGCGGACCATAACCGGCCTCGCCCGGAAACGCCGACCGATTACAAGGCCAGCAAGGAAGAATTGCTGGAATTCTATCGGCAGATGGTCCTCATCCGCCGCTTCGAGGAGAAGGCCGGCCAGTTGTACGGCCTGGGCTTCATCGGCGGCTTCTGTCATCTCTATATCGGCCAGGAAGCCGTGGCCGTGGGCATCCAGTCCGCGCTGCAGCCCGGCAAGGATAGCGTCATCACCGGCTATCGCGATCATGGCCACATGCTCGCCTATGGCATCGATCCCAAGGTCATCATGGCCGAACTGACCGGACGCGAAGCGGGTATCTCGCGCGGCAAGGGCGGTTCGATGCATATGTTCAGCGTCGAACATAAATTCTTCGGTGGCCATGGCATCGTCGGCGCGCAGGTGTCGCTCGGCGCGGGCCTGGGCTTTGCGCATAAATATAATGGCGATGGCGGCGTATGCGTCGCCTATTTCGGTGACGGCGCGGCCAACCAGGGCCAGGTCTATGAATTGTTCAACATGGCCGAACTGTGGAAGCTCCCGATCATCTTCGTGATCGAGAACAACCAGTACGCCATGGGCACCAGCGTCAACCGCTCTTCGGCCGAGGACCAGCTCTATCGTCGTGGCGAAAGCTTCCGTATTCCCGGTATCCAGGTCAACGGCATGGACGTGCTCGCGGTACGCGGCGCGACCGAGGAAGCGTTGAAGTGGGTGCAGGGCGGCAATGGCCCGATCCTGCTGGAAATGAAGACCTATCGCTATCGCGGTCACTCCATGTCCGACCCGGCCAAATACCGGTCGCGTGAGGAAGTGCAGGCGATGCGCGACAAGTCCGACCCGATCGAGGGCGTGAAGAAATATCTGATCGGAGTGGGCGTCAGCGAAGACGACATCAAGCTGATCGATCAGGACATCCGCAAGATCGTCGCCGAAGCGGCCGATTTCGCCGAAACCTCGCCCGAACCGGACATGGCTGAACTCTATACCGACGTGTTGGTGGAGCAATATTAA
- a CDS encoding pyruvate dehydrogenase complex E1 component subunit beta, which yields MGIEIKMPALSPTMEEGTLAKWLVKEGDDVKSGDILAEIETDKATMEFEAVDEGKIGQILIAEGSEGVKVGTVIATMAGEDGEEAPAPKVQAPKAEEAPKADAEAAPKKAESGTSKLASEAKATVQDPDLPEGTEFVKTTVREALRDAMAEEMRKDERVFVMGEEVAEYQGAYKVTQGLLDEFGDKRVIDTPITEYGFAGIGTGAAMGGLRPIIEFMTFNFAMQAIDHIINSAAKTNYMSGGQMRCPIVFRGPNGAASRVGAQHSQNYGPWYAAVPGLIVIAPYDAADAKGLLKAAIRSTDPVVFLENELLYGRSFDVPKVDDYVLPIGKARIMRPGKDVTLVSYSIGVGLALDAAETLAGEGIDAEVIDLRTLRPLDTATVLESLKKTNRLVVVEEGWPTCSIASEIAAVVMEQGFDDLDAPVLRVTNEDVPLPYAANLEKAALIDAARVVAAAKKVCYR from the coding sequence ATGGGTATCGAAATCAAGATGCCGGCGCTCTCGCCGACGATGGAAGAGGGCACGCTGGCCAAGTGGCTGGTGAAGGAAGGCGACGACGTGAAATCCGGCGACATCCTGGCCGAGATCGAAACCGACAAGGCGACGATGGAATTCGAAGCCGTCGATGAAGGCAAGATCGGCCAGATCCTGATCGCCGAAGGGAGCGAAGGCGTAAAGGTCGGCACCGTCATCGCGACGATGGCGGGCGAGGACGGCGAAGAGGCGCCGGCGCCCAAGGTACAAGCCCCCAAGGCCGAGGAAGCGCCCAAGGCCGACGCCGAGGCAGCGCCCAAGAAGGCGGAGAGCGGCACGTCCAAGCTGGCATCGGAAGCCAAGGCGACGGTGCAGGATCCGGACCTTCCCGAAGGCACCGAGTTCGTCAAGACGACGGTCCGCGAAGCGCTGCGCGACGCGATGGCCGAAGAAATGCGCAAGGACGAGCGCGTCTTCGTGATGGGCGAGGAAGTCGCGGAATATCAGGGCGCCTACAAGGTGACCCAGGGCCTGCTGGACGAGTTCGGCGACAAGCGCGTCATCGACACGCCGATCACCGAATATGGCTTTGCCGGCATCGGTACGGGTGCAGCCATGGGCGGCCTGCGCCCCATCATCGAGTTCATGACGTTCAACTTCGCCATGCAGGCGATCGACCACATCATCAACTCCGCCGCCAAGACCAACTATATGTCGGGCGGCCAGATGCGCTGCCCGATCGTGTTTCGCGGTCCCAACGGCGCGGCCAGCCGCGTCGGCGCGCAGCACAGCCAGAATTACGGTCCCTGGTATGCCGCCGTTCCCGGCCTGATCGTCATTGCGCCCTATGACGCGGCCGACGCCAAGGGCCTGCTCAAGGCGGCGATCCGCTCGACCGATCCGGTCGTGTTCCTGGAGAACGAACTTCTCTACGGTCGCAGCTTCGACGTGCCCAAGGTCGACGACTATGTCCTGCCGATCGGCAAGGCGCGCATCATGCGCCCGGGCAAGGACGTGACGCTGGTCAGCTATTCGATCGGCGTGGGCCTGGCGCTCGACGCGGCGGAAACGCTGGCGGGCGAAGGCATCGATGCCGAAGTGATCGACCTGCGCACGCTGCGCCCGCTCGACACTGCGACGGTGCTGGAGAGCCTGAAAAAGACCAACCGCCTGGTGGTGGTGGAAGAAGGCTGGCCGACCTGCTCGATCGCGTCGGAAATCGCCGCGGTCGTGATGGAACAGGGCTTCGACGACCTCGACGCCCCGGTCCTGCGCGTCACCAATGAAGACGTGCCGCTGCCTTACGCCGCGAACCTGGAAAAGGCGGCCCTGATCGACGCCGCACGCGTCGTCGCAGCGGCGAAGAAGGTGTGTTACAGGTAA
- a CDS encoding TadE/TadG family type IV pilus assembly protein, giving the protein MRAMFRNRVRSAIADQSGVSAVEFALGLPVLIALTMGGAEAANMAYTSQQLGDIATMSADSVGRVKESINNGTVTDILSAMKTISDKIDLRNRGRIIVSSIQPVVNDAGNVTNQKLRWQRCTGALVKSSAYSSTEGALLGADGIVVSSNRKIAASKDNEMIFVEVYYTYRPLISSAFLGTPQMSAIAAISVRERSNNDIGAGGTVSSCSTYAA; this is encoded by the coding sequence ATGCGCGCCATGTTCCGCAACCGCGTCCGATCAGCCATAGCAGACCAATCGGGCGTGTCTGCGGTCGAATTCGCGTTGGGCCTGCCGGTCTTGATCGCGTTGACGATGGGCGGTGCAGAAGCAGCCAACATGGCCTACACATCCCAGCAGTTGGGCGATATCGCGACCATGAGCGCCGACAGCGTTGGCCGCGTGAAGGAATCCATCAATAACGGCACCGTCACCGACATATTGTCCGCCATGAAAACCATCAGCGACAAGATCGACCTGCGTAATCGTGGTCGCATCATCGTGTCCAGCATACAGCCGGTGGTCAATGATGCCGGAAACGTCACCAATCAGAAATTGCGCTGGCAACGCTGTACGGGCGCGCTGGTCAAATCATCCGCCTATAGCTCGACGGAAGGCGCGTTGCTCGGTGCGGACGGCATAGTCGTGTCCAGTAACCGCAAGATCGCCGCGTCGAAAGACAATGAGATGATCTTCGTAGAGGTATATTATACCTACAGACCGTTGATATCGTCGGCTTTTCTCGGGACGCCGCAAATGTCCGCCATTGCCGCGATCAGTGTGCGCGAACGATCGAACAACGACATCGGAGCGGGCGGGACGGTGTCCTCCTGTTCGACATACGCCGCCTGA
- a CDS encoding TadE/TadG family type IV pilus assembly protein produces the protein MKRFTNWRRRLIKDRRGASIPEFALILLPLCLLILGGLDMGYQLYVRSVVLGAMERATRLATLQTVDNTAVETEIETTIKRIAPNATVNTTKGSFNAYSNINTMERLTKDTNGNNVLDSGDCWEDIDDNGARNVVVSGKAGSIGGADDIVRYETTVTYKRILPIWRIIGMGDTVTMTANTLTKRQPYEKQDPVVPKCKA, from the coding sequence ATGAAGCGCTTCACAAACTGGCGCCGACGGTTGATCAAAGATCGGCGCGGTGCGTCCATCCCCGAATTTGCGCTGATATTGCTGCCGTTGTGCTTGCTCATCCTGGGCGGCCTCGACATGGGCTATCAGCTCTACGTCCGTTCGGTCGTGCTCGGCGCGATGGAGCGCGCGACGCGGCTCGCCACGCTTCAGACGGTCGACAACACCGCAGTGGAAACCGAAATCGAAACCACGATCAAGCGCATCGCGCCCAATGCCACCGTCAACACGACCAAGGGCAGTTTCAACGCCTACAGCAATATCAACACCATGGAGCGGCTGACAAAGGACACAAATGGAAACAATGTCCTCGACAGCGGCGATTGCTGGGAAGATATCGACGATAACGGCGCGCGCAACGTCGTGGTCAGCGGCAAGGCGGGCAGCATCGGCGGTGCCGACGACATTGTGCGCTACGAGACGACCGTCACCTATAAACGCATATTGCCGATCTGGCGCATCATCGGAATGGGCGACACGGTCACCATGACCGCCAACACTCTGACGAAACGCCAGCCCTATGAAAAGCAAGACCCGGTGGTGCCGAAATGCAAAGCATGA